In Spirosoma aureum, a single genomic region encodes these proteins:
- a CDS encoding LytR/AlgR family response regulator transcription factor, with translation MALTLKCFIIDDEQPARAVLEKFIQRVPFLELVGQSYNAVDALWEIQQVQPDLILLDVEMPEMTGIEFLRSLSLPRPQVIMVTASPQYAVEGFELEVLDYLLKPVAFDRFLRAINKAVTKLQPSAAPMVSLPSLNPQPTSRTTETVTNQPAPANFFLVKEDKKLIKVLPEEIVFVEAMKDYLTIHLPTRTIVTHMTMTKIEEMLPSAQFLRVNRSYIVRKGAIREIDGNLITTTDGKRVPIGVTYRESVWKAMKENLM, from the coding sequence ATGGCATTGACTCTGAAATGCTTTATTATTGATGATGAACAACCAGCGCGGGCTGTACTGGAAAAATTTATTCAGCGCGTTCCATTTCTGGAACTGGTTGGCCAAAGTTACAATGCCGTCGATGCGCTCTGGGAAATACAACAGGTGCAACCCGATCTGATCCTGCTCGATGTGGAAATGCCCGAAATGACAGGAATTGAATTTCTCCGATCCCTTAGTTTGCCCCGCCCCCAGGTTATTATGGTAACGGCTTCTCCGCAATATGCGGTAGAAGGTTTTGAGCTTGAGGTGCTGGATTATTTGCTGAAACCCGTTGCTTTCGACCGCTTTTTAAGAGCCATCAACAAAGCCGTAACTAAACTACAGCCCTCGGCCGCACCAATGGTCAGTCTGCCTTCATTGAACCCGCAACCGACCAGCCGAACCACAGAAACAGTTACTAATCAACCGGCACCGGCTAATTTCTTCCTGGTCAAAGAAGATAAAAAGCTGATTAAGGTCTTACCGGAAGAAATTGTGTTTGTAGAGGCCATGAAGGATTATCTTACCATTCACCTGCCCACCCGCACCATTGTCACGCACATGACCATGACAAAAATTGAGGAGATGTTGCCATCTGCCCAGTTTCTGCGTGTAAACCGATCATACATTGTCCGAAAAGGGGCCATTCGGGAAATAGATGGGAATCTGATCACAACAACTGATGGGAAACGCGTACCAATTGGTGTCACCTACCGGGAGTCTGTATGGAAAGCCATGAAAGAGAATCTTATGTGA
- a CDS encoding P-loop NTPase family protein: MNYRSLKSSNLLKITTLGELKAAGYIPRPIKQELRENLIERIRDKEVVFPGIWGYEDTVIPDVERAILSMHHINLLGLRGQAKTRIARLMVNLLDEYIPVVAGSELNDDPLQPLSRFALDLIAEKGDQAPVAWMHRNGRYTEKLATPDVSVADLIGDVDPIKAATLKLPYSDERTIHFGLIPRSHRCIFVINELPDLQARIQVSLFNILQEGDIQIRGFKLRLPLDIQFVFTANPEDYTNRGSIVTPLKDRIDSQIVTHYPKSIEIGKKITMQEAVVKTEQKGMVKTNDLIADLIEQIALEARESEYVDSKSGVSARMTISAYENLLSSAERRALLNGEKDTHVRIADLYGVIPAICGKVELVYEGEVEGPVIVAQNLIGKAVRNQFLQYFPNPEKAKKDKRGNPYKKITDWFGDGNIMEILSDLTNRDYEARLRTIDGLDDVVDLFHARLSKPEKLFMMEFALHGLAEHSLIGKKALDTGQQFKDLLGSMFNPGSNFGGEDEDEEDDDSRY, from the coding sequence ATGAACTACCGCAGCCTGAAGTCATCAAATTTATTAAAAATTACTACACTCGGCGAACTGAAAGCCGCAGGGTATATTCCCCGACCTATTAAACAGGAATTACGAGAAAATCTGATCGAACGGATACGGGATAAAGAAGTGGTTTTCCCTGGTATCTGGGGTTATGAAGATACCGTCATTCCGGATGTGGAACGCGCTATTTTGTCCATGCACCACATAAACCTACTGGGGTTGCGCGGGCAGGCCAAAACCCGGATCGCCCGGCTGATGGTCAATCTCTTAGATGAGTATATTCCGGTGGTTGCCGGGTCTGAACTCAACGACGATCCGCTCCAGCCCCTATCTCGTTTTGCCCTGGACCTCATTGCCGAAAAAGGTGATCAGGCACCCGTGGCCTGGATGCATCGGAATGGTCGATACACCGAAAAACTCGCTACGCCCGACGTGTCGGTGGCCGACCTTATTGGGGATGTAGATCCGATCAAGGCTGCGACGCTAAAATTACCATACTCGGACGAACGCACCATTCACTTTGGTCTGATTCCCCGCTCCCATCGCTGCATTTTCGTCATTAACGAATTACCTGATCTTCAGGCCCGTATTCAGGTATCGCTCTTTAATATTTTGCAGGAAGGCGATATCCAGATTCGGGGCTTCAAGCTTCGTTTGCCGCTCGATATTCAATTCGTCTTTACGGCCAATCCGGAAGATTATACCAATCGGGGTAGCATCGTAACACCCTTGAAAGATCGGATTGATTCGCAGATTGTGACACACTATCCGAAATCGATTGAAATCGGGAAAAAAATCACAATGCAGGAAGCCGTCGTTAAGACCGAGCAGAAGGGAATGGTGAAAACCAACGATCTCATTGCCGACCTTATCGAACAGATAGCACTCGAAGCCCGCGAAAGCGAATATGTTGATTCGAAGAGTGGCGTATCGGCCCGGATGACCATTTCGGCCTACGAAAATCTCCTGTCTTCGGCCGAACGGCGGGCATTGCTGAACGGCGAAAAAGACACCCACGTCCGCATTGCGGATCTGTATGGGGTTATACCCGCCATTTGTGGTAAAGTTGAGCTGGTTTACGAAGGCGAAGTGGAAGGTCCGGTTATTGTGGCTCAGAATTTGATTGGCAAAGCGGTCCGGAATCAGTTTTTGCAATATTTCCCGAATCCGGAAAAAGCCAAGAAAGACAAACGCGGCAATCCATACAAGAAGATCACCGATTGGTTTGGCGACGGAAACATCATGGAAATTCTGAGCGATCTAACCAATCGTGACTACGAAGCCCGACTGCGCACCATTGACGGCCTGGATGATGTAGTCGATCTGTTCCACGCGCGACTCAGTAAGCCTGAAAAATTATTCATGATGGAATTCGCGCTTCATGGTCTGGCTGAACATTCACTGATCGGCAAAAAAGCGCTTGATACAGGTCAGCAATTTAAAGATCTGTTAGGTTCCATGTTCAACCCCGGCAGTAATTTTGGGGGAGAGGATGAAGACGAGGAAGACGACGACAGCCGGTATTAA
- a CDS encoding IPT/TIG domain-containing protein produces MKLVSVVFAFLFLVLGISACRVKNAPPELATLLPKEAYVGQEITLGGYQFGDEPVVTFGGAGSAVVGQILGSSEQSIRVTVPLIAPGITQVRVQTSEGTSDPLPLNVLQPPPVITSITPSNGLPGTEVVITGSYLNQIQSLRFEQTPPIVKDSTANKLTLVVPEKIPHGPLNIVVTTKGGETFTGFIVAGTPQITSISTKRAKPGSELIIQGQNLLDGLVRINGLTTDRNQTSIKDTEIRTVIPTNATSGKVTVTVFEKLVATSADSLQIVLQPAVANLSARDGITGDKIILTGLNLRDVSSVLFGTASVPFRVISDTQLEATVPNLGSPGQVTVSVTSVGGNATAADPFFFYVAPSNLVITPVRQLRLQPITITGQYLYRTTEVRVSGQVVSINSSIEGSQIIVSIPANAVSGVVTVTNRAGTATSQPLIVVQKAVITDFIPAKARSGERVVVRGNFLLNAQFYFTGTTTPAADGGKNEDTERWILVPSDAQTGPIRVLNATNESVLTDTFTVLRLATIADFTPKTAKAGEEITITGQNLANVTAVKFNGGVLPATFKISGRSLVVTVPTGAVAGQICLTTEAGASCTSANFTPEK; encoded by the coding sequence ATGAAGTTAGTTTCCGTTGTTTTTGCTTTCCTTTTTTTAGTACTCGGGATATCGGCTTGCCGTGTCAAAAATGCCCCGCCAGAACTAGCGACACTGTTGCCCAAGGAAGCCTATGTTGGTCAGGAGATTACGCTGGGAGGCTATCAGTTCGGCGATGAACCCGTTGTCACCTTTGGGGGAGCCGGTTCGGCGGTTGTTGGTCAGATTCTGGGCTCATCGGAACAAAGCATTCGGGTAACGGTGCCGCTGATAGCGCCGGGTATTACGCAGGTCAGGGTACAAACCAGCGAAGGCACATCAGACCCCCTGCCACTCAATGTGTTGCAGCCACCACCTGTGATCACGTCGATAACGCCAAGTAACGGTTTGCCGGGAACAGAAGTCGTCATAACCGGCAGCTATTTAAACCAGATTCAGTCACTTCGGTTCGAACAGACTCCGCCCATCGTTAAAGACAGTACGGCCAACAAACTGACACTGGTCGTGCCGGAAAAAATACCACATGGGCCACTCAATATTGTTGTTACGACCAAAGGCGGAGAAACCTTCACTGGATTTATTGTAGCCGGGACACCGCAAATCACCAGTATATCAACGAAAAGAGCAAAACCTGGTTCTGAACTTATTATTCAGGGGCAAAACCTCCTGGATGGTCTGGTGCGTATCAATGGATTAACGACCGACCGCAATCAGACAAGTATTAAAGACACCGAAATCCGTACGGTAATCCCAACAAATGCCACATCTGGTAAAGTTACCGTAACGGTATTTGAAAAGCTGGTGGCTACCAGCGCCGATAGCTTACAAATTGTGTTGCAGCCAGCTGTGGCTAACCTGAGCGCACGAGACGGCATTACAGGCGATAAAATTATACTGACCGGGCTTAATTTACGTGATGTATCGAGCGTATTGTTTGGGACCGCATCCGTTCCCTTCCGTGTCATCAGTGATACGCAACTTGAAGCAACGGTGCCGAATCTGGGATCGCCGGGGCAAGTAACGGTTTCAGTGACCAGTGTTGGCGGGAACGCTACCGCAGCCGATCCATTCTTCTTTTACGTGGCTCCGTCAAATCTGGTGATAACCCCAGTCCGCCAGCTGCGTCTGCAACCCATTACGATAACCGGGCAGTATTTGTACAGGACAACAGAAGTTCGGGTTAGTGGACAGGTCGTTTCCATCAATAGTAGTATTGAAGGCTCGCAGATTATTGTCAGCATACCGGCCAATGCGGTTAGCGGTGTGGTTACGGTCACGAACCGGGCCGGAACTGCCACCAGTCAGCCGCTGATAGTGGTGCAAAAAGCGGTTATTACCGACTTTATTCCGGCCAAGGCACGTTCCGGCGAACGCGTCGTTGTGCGGGGCAATTTCCTGCTGAACGCTCAGTTTTACTTTACCGGTACAACAACCCCGGCTGCTGACGGGGGCAAGAATGAAGATACGGAGCGATGGATTCTGGTACCATCGGATGCTCAGACCGGCCCGATTCGAGTGCTCAATGCAACCAATGAGTCTGTACTTACGGATACATTTACCGTTCTTCGACTGGCAACTATTGCCGATTTTACGCCCAAAACGGCTAAAGCAGGTGAAGAAATAACCATTACGGGTCAGAATCTGGCGAACGTGACAGCCGTAAAATTCAATGGCGGTGTTTTACCCGCTACCTTCAAAATTTCGGGTAGGTCTTTAGTCGTAACTGTTCCAACGGGGGCTGTGGCGGGGCAGATTTGCCTGACTACGGAGGCCGGAGCGTCCTGTACGAGTGCGAATTTTACGCCCGAAAAATAA
- the pdxA gene encoding 4-hydroxythreonine-4-phosphate dehydrogenase PdxA yields MEQRQSDDPNEARTPQSTGPKSGDRPANTPPSANAKPSADQRETPQRSANQRDANQRNQNQRENRQQNGRTGGQRDENPKNNRNNERDAGPPDRGPRDAGSQERVSREEGQNPRNNSRPNDRDRANGNRDRNASEPRESVNQESHQPENIGRTDRDGGLQDRTPRDGSVVGREDRLVIGISLGDYNGIGPEVILKALQYNRLQKICTPVIYGSMRVLNRYRNLLNLKDWNLNGAPTIGQISHKMTNVITCWPDQNQDIQPGQVTADAGQAALACLQRAVDDLKDGKLDALVTAPINKYNIQSEEFKFPGHTEYLAQEFGVQDNLMFLVSERLRVGVVTGHVPLGRVRQNVTRERIAQKLTLMMQSLKQDFGIEKPKIAVLGLNPHAGEEGLLGNEEQEVIKPLIAEWRNKGQLVFGPYPADGFFGTRGYTKFDAVLAMYHDQGLIPFKAIAFEDGVNFTAGMPVVRTSPDHGTAYDIAGKNLADETSMLQAIYTAVDVARQRKEFADLEENALKKQPIEK; encoded by the coding sequence ATGGAACAACGCCAATCCGACGATCCAAACGAAGCTCGTACACCCCAATCAACCGGCCCAAAATCGGGTGATCGGCCAGCCAATACCCCCCCATCAGCCAATGCAAAGCCATCGGCCGATCAGCGTGAAACGCCCCAACGTTCAGCAAATCAGCGGGATGCGAATCAGCGTAACCAGAACCAGCGGGAGAATCGCCAGCAAAATGGCCGTACAGGCGGACAGCGGGACGAAAATCCAAAGAACAACCGCAACAATGAGCGGGATGCTGGACCACCAGACCGAGGGCCACGTGATGCGGGATCGCAGGAACGGGTATCGCGCGAGGAAGGCCAAAATCCTCGTAACAATTCTCGCCCAAACGACAGAGACCGTGCCAATGGAAATCGTGACCGAAATGCGTCAGAACCCCGTGAATCAGTGAATCAGGAAAGCCATCAGCCCGAAAATATAGGGCGTACGGACCGGGATGGAGGATTGCAGGATCGTACACCCCGCGATGGGAGTGTCGTCGGCCGTGAGGATCGTCTGGTTATCGGCATCAGCCTGGGAGATTACAATGGCATTGGTCCGGAGGTAATTCTGAAAGCTCTGCAATACAATCGGCTGCAAAAAATCTGTACGCCCGTTATCTACGGGTCGATGCGGGTTTTGAATCGATACCGTAATCTGCTGAATCTGAAAGACTGGAACCTGAACGGAGCACCGACGATTGGGCAAATCAGCCACAAAATGACGAACGTCATTACGTGCTGGCCCGATCAGAATCAGGACATTCAGCCCGGTCAGGTAACGGCCGATGCCGGACAAGCCGCGCTGGCCTGCCTGCAACGCGCCGTCGACGACCTGAAAGATGGTAAGCTGGATGCCCTCGTAACCGCGCCGATCAATAAATACAACATCCAGTCGGAAGAATTTAAATTTCCGGGCCATACTGAATATCTGGCGCAGGAGTTTGGTGTTCAGGACAATCTGATGTTTCTGGTCAGCGAACGGCTTCGGGTCGGTGTTGTAACGGGACACGTTCCCCTTGGTCGTGTTCGGCAGAACGTAACGAGGGAGCGAATTGCGCAAAAGTTAACCCTGATGATGCAATCGCTCAAACAGGATTTTGGCATTGAAAAACCGAAAATTGCGGTACTGGGCCTCAATCCACATGCTGGGGAAGAAGGTTTACTGGGCAATGAAGAACAGGAAGTAATTAAGCCACTTATTGCCGAATGGCGTAATAAAGGCCAGTTGGTGTTTGGCCCCTACCCAGCCGATGGTTTCTTCGGAACAAGGGGCTATACCAAGTTCGACGCCGTATTGGCTATGTATCATGATCAGGGGTTAATTCCGTTCAAGGCTATTGCCTTTGAGGATGGGGTAAACTTTACGGCTGGAATGCCTGTTGTCAGAACCTCCCCCGACCATGGAACCGCCTATGATATTGCGGGTAAAAATCTGGCTGATGAGACATCGATGTTACAGGCTATTTACACGGCTGTTGACGTGGCCCGTCAGCGAAAGGAGTTTGCTGATTTAGAGGAAAATGCACTTAAAAAGCAACCCATAGAAAAATAA
- a CDS encoding sensor histidine kinase: MKNLLDRAIATFIRHQRFFRSVGRILIVSLIVAVALSMASLSVGNDWPTFTWFSVNLLTQHLLIYYLMGYWLLPRLLYKRRLGWLLLWIMLGFWGAYLINRAVVLAVEPTQPKAIHYVSQIRTFLDGRGWFGPFVSLRVFLWNFVFSIFSPFIFLTIKVIKDTIVLRQQQFQLTRNRLLLDRDNAVLKQDFLKAQVSPHFLFNTLNSIYSHVVGTDDGAADMVLRLAELMRYNLDTASAAQVLVQQEIDYLQSYIVLEQARHGDRLFIDVDVSGNLADYLIAPLLLGTYVENAFKHGIRSGTEGSYVLVKVALEADTLLFMVENSISQGPTVVVARKAGGVGLPNVKKRLALLYPDHHSIEHDITDQYYRVTLRIDLTRVGAPRNLAQSTAQ; this comes from the coding sequence GTGAAAAATCTACTCGACCGGGCGATTGCTACGTTTATTCGACATCAACGCTTTTTTCGTAGCGTCGGTCGAATTCTGATCGTTAGCTTAATTGTTGCCGTTGCCCTGAGTATGGCCTCATTATCAGTCGGTAATGACTGGCCAACGTTCACCTGGTTCAGCGTTAACCTGCTTACGCAGCACCTGCTTATTTACTATTTGATGGGGTACTGGTTGCTACCCCGTCTGCTGTATAAACGTCGCCTGGGGTGGCTGCTACTCTGGATTATGCTGGGTTTCTGGGGGGCTTACCTCATTAATCGGGCTGTTGTTCTTGCTGTTGAGCCAACGCAGCCCAAAGCCATTCATTATGTTAGCCAAATTCGAACATTTCTCGATGGGCGCGGCTGGTTCGGGCCGTTTGTATCCCTACGCGTATTTCTGTGGAATTTTGTTTTTAGTATTTTCTCCCCCTTTATTTTTCTAACGATCAAAGTCATTAAAGACACGATTGTTTTACGGCAACAACAATTCCAGTTGACCCGGAATCGATTATTGCTCGATCGTGATAATGCTGTTCTAAAACAGGATTTTCTGAAAGCGCAGGTGAGTCCCCATTTCCTGTTTAACACACTCAACAGCATTTATTCGCATGTGGTAGGTACTGACGACGGAGCCGCCGATATGGTATTGCGCCTGGCTGAACTTATGCGCTATAACCTCGACACGGCGAGCGCAGCGCAGGTATTGGTACAACAGGAAATCGACTACCTTCAAAGCTATATTGTGCTTGAACAGGCCCGGCATGGCGATCGACTCTTTATAGACGTAGACGTGAGTGGGAATCTGGCAGATTACCTGATTGCTCCATTGCTGCTGGGTACATACGTAGAAAATGCCTTCAAGCATGGAATCCGGTCGGGTACCGAAGGGTCTTACGTACTGGTGAAAGTTGCCTTAGAAGCTGATACGCTACTCTTTATGGTCGAGAACAGCATCAGTCAGGGGCCAACCGTTGTTGTTGCCAGAAAGGCGGGGGGCGTCGGTTTGCCGAATGTTAAGAAACGGCTGGCTTTGTTATATCCGGATCATCATAGCATTGAGCACGATATTACGGATCAGTATTACCGGGTCACCTTACGTATCGATTTGACTCGGGTAGGTGCCCCTCGTAACTTAGCTCAATCAACCGCCCAATGA
- a CDS encoding 2-hydroxyacid dehydrogenase, which translates to MSQNQRSILIADEMHPSLFAMLDEAGFMYDYQPKITREGLLNQLAPFNGLIIRSKTTVDEEILSKAPNLQFIGRAGAGLDLIDLDAAERRNIRVFHAGAGNRDAVAEHTVGMLLGLLANILKADHEVRQGIWDREGNRGYELGSLTVGLVGYGNNGSATARRLSGFGCRVLAYDKYLTNYGDAFVQEATLEQIIAEADVLSLHVPLTDDTRMMINDAFIDQFAKPFYLINIARGEITSLSALVRGLESGKVRGACLDVLENEKLAKLTSEQQASFDYLRQSNRVVLTPHIAGWTHESYVRINEVLVKDLMNV; encoded by the coding sequence ATGTCCCAGAATCAGCGTTCTATTCTCATTGCCGACGAAATGCACCCGTCGCTCTTTGCCATGCTCGATGAGGCAGGCTTTATGTATGACTATCAACCAAAAATCACGAGAGAAGGGCTACTTAATCAGTTAGCTCCTTTCAATGGACTCATTATTCGAAGTAAAACAACGGTAGACGAAGAGATTTTAAGTAAGGCTCCGAATCTGCAATTTATTGGCCGGGCAGGTGCCGGTCTGGATTTAATTGATCTCGATGCAGCTGAACGCCGGAATATTCGCGTGTTTCATGCGGGTGCCGGAAATCGGGATGCGGTGGCCGAACATACGGTTGGTATGCTACTCGGTTTACTGGCCAACATTCTGAAAGCAGACCATGAAGTTCGGCAGGGCATCTGGGACCGTGAAGGCAATCGGGGTTATGAACTGGGGAGTCTGACGGTTGGTCTGGTTGGCTATGGTAATAATGGAAGTGCGACGGCCCGTCGGCTCAGCGGCTTCGGTTGCCGGGTGTTGGCTTATGACAAATACCTGACAAATTACGGCGATGCGTTTGTCCAGGAAGCTACGCTCGAACAAATTATTGCCGAGGCCGACGTGCTTAGTCTTCATGTGCCATTAACCGACGATACACGGATGATGATTAACGATGCGTTCATCGACCAATTTGCCAAACCGTTTTACCTCATCAACATTGCACGGGGCGAAATCACCTCCCTGTCGGCACTGGTTCGCGGCCTGGAAAGTGGTAAAGTGCGGGGAGCGTGCCTAGATGTACTGGAGAATGAAAAATTAGCGAAGCTCACTTCCGAGCAGCAGGCTTCGTTCGATTACCTGCGTCAGTCGAACCGGGTCGTTCTGACCCCTCACATTGCCGGATGGACGCATGAAAGCTATGTCCGAATCAATGAAGTGCTGGTCAAAGATTTGATGAACGTGTAA
- a CDS encoding YicC/YloC family endoribonuclease, translated as MLKSMTGFGNATVEAGSLSVTAEVKTLNSKFLDIYCRLPRQFSDKEIDLRALLTQQLERGKVELSLNLTRTSGLRPGVTINRPLVTAYVHDIKETANGMLMSVSDSDVLQLALQQPNAYMTESADPTADVSDWNTVLAAVQAAIRRCDEFRRQDGAVLESKFQEYIQTITDRLDDIEQQDVRRIPAVRDRMRNSVKELLDSETFDHNRFEQELVYYVEKFDISEEKVRLKNHLAYFLEVLSTEEANGKKLNFISQEIGREINTIGSKANDAAIQRFVVQMKDELEKIKEQTMNVI; from the coding sequence ATGCTTAAATCCATGACCGGCTTTGGCAACGCAACAGTAGAAGCTGGTAGCTTATCTGTAACGGCTGAAGTTAAAACACTGAATTCTAAATTTTTAGATATTTATTGCCGCCTTCCCCGGCAGTTCTCCGATAAAGAAATTGACTTGCGGGCCTTGCTGACCCAACAGCTGGAGCGTGGCAAAGTTGAGTTATCGCTTAATCTCACCCGCACGAGCGGATTACGACCGGGTGTGACAATTAACCGGCCATTGGTAACGGCTTACGTTCATGACATAAAAGAAACCGCCAACGGCATGCTGATGAGTGTTTCTGACAGTGATGTGCTTCAATTAGCATTGCAGCAGCCAAATGCTTACATGACCGAGTCGGCCGATCCAACGGCTGATGTATCGGACTGGAATACGGTGCTGGCCGCGGTGCAGGCAGCTATTCGTCGATGCGATGAATTCCGCCGGCAGGATGGCGCTGTGCTGGAAAGTAAATTTCAGGAATACATTCAAACCATTACCGACCGGCTGGACGACATTGAACAGCAGGACGTTCGACGGATTCCGGCAGTACGTGATCGGATGCGTAATTCGGTGAAAGAGCTTCTGGACAGCGAAACATTTGACCATAATCGCTTTGAGCAGGAACTGGTCTACTACGTCGAAAAATTCGATATTTCAGAAGAGAAAGTCCGGCTCAAGAATCACCTTGCTTATTTCCTGGAAGTGCTTTCTACCGAAGAGGCAAACGGCAAAAAATTGAATTTCATTTCGCAGGAAATTGGCCGCGAAATCAACACGATAGGGTCAAAAGCCAATGACGCGGCCATTCAGCGGTTTGTGGTACAGATGAAAGATGAACTGGAAAAGATCAAGGAACAGACGATGAATGTGATCTAG